The Salmo salar chromosome ssa19, Ssal_v3.1, whole genome shotgun sequence DNA window ttatatcgaaaatgtgtgggcagaactgaaaaagcgtgtgtgagcaaggaggcctacaaacctgactcagttacaccagctctgtcaggagggatgggccaaaattctcccaacttattgtgggaagcttgtggaaggctaccagaaacgtttgacccaacttaaacaatttaaaggcaatgctaccaaatactaattgagtgtatgtaaacttctgacccagtgggaatgtgatgaaagaaataacagctgaaattaatgattctctctactattattctgacctttcacattcttaaaataaagtggggatcctaactgacctaagacagggaatttttactaggattttattgtcaggaattgtgaaaaactgagtttaaatgtatttagctaaggtgtatgtaaacttcccacttcaactgtatgtggagtTTTGTATTTGATGTTTGTTATGTGGTGTTGTGTATATAGGTGGTGTCATGTTTGGTGTATGTTGTGTTTGTGTCATGTTTGCTGATGTGTttgtggtgttgtgttgcagCTGATGGAGGCCCACCTGAGCAGAGACCGAGCCATTAAGACGTGTATAGCCCAGACCTCTGAGGTGGTGGGCCAGCTGAGAGAGCAGAGGGCCAAGGACGGAGACAACATGACAACTGTCAAACTACTCAGGAAGGAACAGACCAAGGTAATACATGACCTATATTACACTAAGCTACAGCCCTCCACGTAGCTGCCCCGACCCCCAAACCTCTTCCCGCTGCTACACCCCTCCATGGTAATGTAGGTAGACAGCTGACATTTTTTTGACAACACACAATCAAATCaaagtaaaccttacagtgaaatgcttacttacaggctctaaccaatagtgcaaaacaggtattaggtgaacaatgggtCCAACACTATGATGAATCCAGCTAGCCAGGCTAGGTTTATAAGATTCTCTACATATTTTATAGATAAAAACAACTAAATTATATATGCATACAATGTTGTTTTCATCGTTGCTTGAACAGTCGCTAAGATTATTTGCTTTTGATCGTTGCAAAATCCctattttggatgcagcagttGTTAGCTAAAATGGCAACACGAGACCACGACTAACGTGGAAAAGACACACGAGGAAAGACGGGCTAAATGAGGCTACATGGTAAATACACTACCCGGTAGTGTGACGCGTCACAAAGGTTATAAATGGCTATAAACTTAACCAGACAGTATAAACAGAATAATATATATCCTAAACGAGGCATGTGTCACACAGCATAAATGAGCTAGCATGGCTGGCTAACATCTTGGCTAGCAGGCTAGAAATGACATGACGCACATGGAACAGGAAAATACCTTGTAAACATTATTAACATGGTAAATAACAATGGCTCCCTTAACAGCAATGAAGTAATGACCTAAAGAAGCAATAACAGTACTGACACTTCGATGCCCTaaaacacaggtcaaacagtcAGTCCATTCTGACCACGATCTCACTCGGACGGCAGCAGCGGGGTTCAGTGAGGCACACAGGGAATGGCGAACTGTGATTGGCTGATACAAGTGAGGTGACTTGTAGGTACCACTAATAAGGAGTGATGGGCAAGCAGAACAAACTACCAGTTCAGGGTTGCTAAAACTGCTAACTAGGAGCTGTAATTCTTAACACTAATCCTCAATAGTCTCCAGGTTTCTGTTGTTGGCAGTATTGGACTGTATTAGAAGCAGGGTTCAGTGTTACCTTGTTGTAGTGATATGAGTGTCTGCTTGTCTTTTCTCCTCCAGTTAAAACTCATGCGGTCGGAGCTGAATGTTGAAGAGGTTGTTAATGACAGAAGTCTGAAGGTTAGAACATCACTCTGACCTCTCACCTCATGGCCTGTTTGACCTCTCACCTCATGGCCTGTTTGACCTCTCAAGCACACTCACAAgatctctcacacagacacagatatatGCACTTTAATGACCTTCTCTTGTGCTGTTCCTTCCTCAGGTGTTCAGTGAACGGTGCCGGACCCACTACACGCCTCCTACGGTCAAGTGACTGTCTGAGCTGCTCTGGTGAGAATAGCTGCAGATCCAGGTGGCTGCATCAGGACCAGAACCAGACCGAGCCATTGAGTCATCTGTGGACTTGACCTGAGGGACCCCTGGCCTCCAGCCGACTGTTATCACCCATGGGGACCGCTGCGTTGCCTCACAAGGCCACCTCCATCAAGCAATCTGCTCTGTTTATTTTCATGATTGTagttttttttgaatttttttatacAATGAAGTGTTTTCCAATGGCCCTCTGGTGTCTGACTTATTTTTTAAACAATGAAGTGTTTTCCAATGGCCCCTCCCCCAGTCGAGGCGTAACTTAATGTCCTGCTACACTAGACTTGCTGAGCGTGAGACGCTCCTATTCATTTCAATGAAACCTGGGTGGAAATGTCTGCTCAAtctaaaattacaaccaactgattgcagcattaaTGCAAAAAtggagaaggaaaggagagaaggtgAGGAAAttctctgtcggccctgcattaaataCCAAAATTGGCTAAAGATAATTGTGATAAAtgaagtataccagtttcattttttttattgacagctgtgccatacagg harbors:
- the mix23 gene encoding protein MIX23 isoform X2, which gives rise to MRNIDDRIVHSLNTTVPTVSFSGRVDASQTCRQLYESLMEAHLSRDRAIKTCIAQTSEVVGQLREQRAKDGDNMTTVKLLRKEQTKLKLMRSELNVEEVVNDRSLKVFSERCRTHYTPPTVK
- the mix23 gene encoding protein MIX23 isoform X1 — its product is MAAPDGTLNCEDFSMFQDVLKVMRNIDDRIVHSLNTTVPTVSFSGRVDASQTCRQLYESLMEAHLSRDRAIKTCIAQTSEVVGQLREQRAKDGDNMTTVKLLRKEQTKVFSERCRTHYTPPTVK
- the mix23 gene encoding protein MIX23, which translates into the protein MAAPDGTLNCEDFSMFQDVLKVMRNIDDRIVHSLNTTVPTVSFSGRVDASQTCRQLYESLMEAHLSRDRAIKTCIAQTSEVVGQLREQRAKDGDNMTTVKLLRKEQTKLKLMRSELNVEEVVNDRSLKVFSERCRTHYTPPTVK